In bacterium, the sequence TGCGACCGACCACCATCATGCCCAGCAATTGCGCCAGGAACGACAGCACCAGCAGCAGTCCCAGTCCCACGAACATCTGGATCACCCGCGTGTCCTTGATGAACACGATCAGGCGGTAGAGCAGGTAGGCCACGATGAGGATATCGAGGACGTCGATGAAGATGCTGCCGGAGACTTTTTCCCACATGTCGACAACCTAGCACCGGTCCGCGGCGCACTCAACGGTGAATCTGGCCGGCGCGCGCGAACATCGCGCTGCCGAACGCCTAGTCGCGGCCGATCGCAGCCAGCACGTCCAGGAACTGCCGCGATGCGGCCACATCGTGCACCCGCACCACGGCGGCGCCCGCGTGCCACGCCGCCGCCAGCGCCGCCAGGCTGCCGGGCAACCGGTCGGCCGTCGGGGCTCCGCTCACGGCGCCGATGAAGCTCTTGCGCGAGGCACCCACCAGCAGGACGCGTCCCCGGGCCGTGTCGGCCGCGTGCCGCAACAGGGCCAGGTTGTGCCCGGGGGTCTTGCCGAAGCCGATGCCGGGGTCCACTGCGATCGATCCCGGCGCCACGCCGGCCGCTTCGGCGGCCGTCACGCGCGTCGCGAGCCAGTCCGCCACCTCCGGCACCACATCGCGATACGACGGATCGTCCTGCATCGTTGCGGGCGTGCCGCGCATGTGCATGAGCACCAGTCCGCACCCGGCATTGGCGACGAGCGGCAGCATGCCCGCGTCGAAGCAGCCGGCGCTGATGTCGTTGATGGCGTCGGCGCCCTCGGCCAGCGCCGCGGCGGCCGTGCCCGCGCGCACCGTGTCGACGGTCAACGGCAGGTCGGTCTGCCGCCTCAGCAGACGGAGCACGGGCAGCAGGCGTGCCCTCTCGGCCTCTTCACCGATCGGCTCGGCGCCGGGCCGCGACGACTCGGCGCCCAGGTCGAGCAGGTCGCCGCCCTCGGCGATCAGGCGCAGGGCCAGGTCCACCGCCGCCTCGGGCCCGTCGCCGCGTGAACCGGCCCAGAAGCTGTCCGGCGTCAGGTTGACGATGCCCATCAGGAGCGGGCGCGTCGTGGCCTGCAGTCGTACGCGCCCCAGGTCCCAGGCCGGAGCGCGGAAGGGGACCTGCCGGTCCCCTTCCTTCCGATTGCCGCTGCCGTCCACGCTCAAGCCGGGTGGTCGGCGCCCGGCGTCTCGCCGCCGCCGTCGCCGTTCCCGCCGCCGCCGCTGTCGTTGTCGCCGGCCGCAGCCGTCGACGTCACCGCCGCCGCCACGGTCGTGCCGTCCACCGAGTGGTCGACGTTCAGCACGCGCTCGGGCAGGGTCTGGCCCTTCATCAGCAGCTTGAACTCCTCGGCGTCGATGGACTCGCGCTCGAGCAGGGCGTCCTTCAACGTCTCGACCTTCTCGCGGTTGGCGCCGAGGATCGTGCGCGCCCGCTCGAACTGTTCGTCGACGATACGCTTGATCTCGGCGTCGATCTCCTGCAGCGTCTTCTCGCTGAACACGTGCGTCCGCCCGAAGTCCCGGCCCAGGAACACCTGCTCGGAGCCCTCCTCGTAGGCGATGGGGCCCAGCTTGCGGCTCATGCCCAGGCGCGTGACCATCGTGCGCGCGTAGCTCGTGACGGCCTTGATGTCGCCGTAGGCGCCCGAGCCGATCTTGCCCAGGAACATGTCCTCGGCCACGCGGCCGCCCAGCGCCACGCAGATCTGGTCCAGGTACTTCTGCTCGGTGATCGTGTACTGGTCCTCCACCGGCAGCATGGCCGTCAGTCCCAGCGCCTGTCCGCGCGGGATGATGGTCACCTTGTGCACCGGATCGGAATCGGCGCAGGCCCAGGCCACCACCGCGTGCCCGGCCTCGTGGTAGGCGACCTCGCGCTTGACCGCGTCGGTGAAGACCCGGCTGCGGCGCTCGGGCCCCAGCATGACCTTCTCCTTCGCGTCCTCGAAGTCGTCCATGTTGACCTGTTCGTGGTTCTTGCGCGCGGCCAGCAGGGCCGCCTCGTTCACCAGGTTCTCCAGGTCGGCGCCCGCCATGCCCGGCGTGCCGGCGGCGATCCTCGCGGCCGAGACGTCCGGCGCGATCTTGACCTTGCGGATATGCACCTTGAGGATCGCCTCGCGCCCGACCAGGTCGGGCATGTCGACGACGATCTGCCGGTCGAAGCGACCCGGGCGCAGCAGCGCCGGATCCAGCACGTCGGGCCGGTTCGTGGCCGCGAGCAGGATCACGCCCTCGTTCGTCTCGAAGCCGTCCATCTCGACCAGCAGCTGGTTCAGCGTCTGTTCGCGCTCGTCGTGGCCGCCGCCCATCCCGGCGCCGCGATGCCGGCCCACGGCGTCGATCTCGTCGATGAAGATGATGCAGGGCGCGTTCTTCTTGCCCTGCTCGAACAGGTCGCGCACGCGGCTGGCGCCCACGCCGACGAACATCTCGACGAAGTCCGAACCGCTCATGCTGAAGAACGGCACGCCCGCCTCGCCGGCCACGGCGCGGCCGAGAAGCGTCTTGCCCGTGCCCGGCGAGCCGACCAGCAGCGCGCCCTTCGGGATGCGCCCGCCCAGGCGCTGGAACTTCTGCGGCGCGCGCAGGAAGTCGATGATCTCCTGCAGTTCGTACTTCGCCTCGTCGCAGCCCGCCACGTCCTCGAACGTGATCTCGGGCTTGTCCATGTTGAACATCTTGGCGCGACTCTTGCCGAAGCTGAACGCCTTGTTGCCGCCGCCCTGCATCTGCCGCAGGAAGAACAGCCACAGCCCGAGGATCAGCAGGAACGGCAGGTAGTAGGTCATGAAGTGGACCCACCAGTTGGTCTTCTGCGGCTCGCCGACCAGCACGGCCTCGGGGTTCTTTTCCTGGACCCACTCGGCGAAATCGTCGCGATCGGACAGCAGGCGCGTCGTGAACTTGTCGACTTCGCGCAGCGAGCCGTCCTTCACCGTCAGCGACGTCTTTTCCTTCAGCTGTCCATTGACGATCAGGTTGGTCTTCGAGGCGTTCCCGATGTTGCCCTTTTCAACCTGCTCGCGGAACGACGAATAGGTCAGTTCCTGGATCGTGGTGTGGTCCAGCGCGATCATCTGGTAGACCAGGAAGACCAGGAACAGCAACAGGACCCAGAAGCCGGCCGTCTTGCCGGGAATGTGGGGGGGCTTCACGCCGGGGCCCTTGTTCGGACCTTTGGGACCCTGGCCTTTGGGGCTGCGTCCGTCGTTCCCGTGGCCTGGACGGCCGGGTAGTTGACTCATGAAGGGCGCGTTCCTCGCGTCGTAGGGTAATTCCTGCGGATGATGGAGATAGTAACCATCCCCGTGGAGTCCGGCAACAGCCGCGTACGCTCGTCACGGGCCAGACCGACCACCCACAGGATGCCGTCGTCGTCCACGACCACCAGCACGCCCGCGCGCCGCGACACCGGCACACGCGCTTCGCGCAGGAGGTCGCTCACCTTCTTGCCGCCGCCCAGCCCGAGGGGGCGCAGGCGGTCGCCGCGTCGCCATCCGCGCACCCGGAGGTTGCCGCGCAACGCTGATGCCGGACAGACCAGATGCCAGGTGTCCGGATTCTCCGGATCGCCCACTTGGGGCCGTCCAGGGTCGGTTCCGTCCGGCAGTCGGCGCACTTCGGGCCGCCAGTCCTCGGGGCCGCCGTCGTCGTTTCCGGGCCCAGTCACCGTACCCGGCAGGAGGCGGTCGAATTCACGGGTCAGGCGCCGGCCGCCCGGCAGGTCCAGACCGCTGCCCGAGATGCCGTCGCGCAGCCAGCCGAGGATGGTGGCCACATGGACGGCTTCCACCAGGTCCGGCGTCCCCAGCCAGGCGCGCAGGACGCGCCCCGCCAGCGCCGGCGGGAGTTCCAGCAGGGCGGCGATGCGCAGCGCGGGGCCGTCGGTGACCCCCGGCTGCGCCTGTCGCGCGAGCTCGTCCAGCAGCGCCAGGTCGTCCTCGAGCAGCCCCGCCAGGCGGGCCGGGCTGTCCAG encodes:
- the ftsH gene encoding ATP-dependent zinc metalloprotease FtsH; this translates as MSQLPGRPGHGNDGRSPKGQGPKGPNKGPGVKPPHIPGKTAGFWVLLLFLVFLVYQMIALDHTTIQELTYSSFREQVEKGNIGNASKTNLIVNGQLKEKTSLTVKDGSLREVDKFTTRLLSDRDDFAEWVQEKNPEAVLVGEPQKTNWWVHFMTYYLPFLLILGLWLFFLRQMQGGGNKAFSFGKSRAKMFNMDKPEITFEDVAGCDEAKYELQEIIDFLRAPQKFQRLGGRIPKGALLVGSPGTGKTLLGRAVAGEAGVPFFSMSGSDFVEMFVGVGASRVRDLFEQGKKNAPCIIFIDEIDAVGRHRGAGMGGGHDEREQTLNQLLVEMDGFETNEGVILLAATNRPDVLDPALLRPGRFDRQIVVDMPDLVGREAILKVHIRKVKIAPDVSAARIAAGTPGMAGADLENLVNEAALLAARKNHEQVNMDDFEDAKEKVMLGPERRSRVFTDAVKREVAYHEAGHAVVAWACADSDPVHKVTIIPRGQALGLTAMLPVEDQYTITEQKYLDQICVALGGRVAEDMFLGKIGSGAYGDIKAVTSYARTMVTRLGMSRKLGPIAYEEGSEQVFLGRDFGRTHVFSEKTLQEIDAEIKRIVDEQFERARTILGANREKVETLKDALLERESIDAEEFKLLMKGQTLPERVLNVDHSVDGTTVAAAVTSTAAAGDNDSGGGGNGDGGGETPGADHPA
- the tilS gene encoding tRNA lysidine(34) synthetase TilS, whose protein sequence is MSRSIARPLPRPMDLAAAAARLGELVALAVPAAAPARPGVVVALSGGPDSVALLLVACRWSAVSGAPLAAAHLHHGLRAGDADQDLLFCRDLCARLGVELLEGAADPRAAARERGLGLEEAARHLRRRFLLDAAAARPWPACVATGHHRDDQAETVLMRLLRGTGPEGLRGIRPVSGAFIHPLLDWDRGAIVAFLQEQGQPWRLDATNLDGDNLRARLRREVVPVLRSVFGEGCLDSPARLAGLLEDDLALLDELARQAQPGVTDGPALRIAALLELPPALAGRVLRAWLGTPDLVEAVHVATILGWLRDGISGSGLDLPGGRRLTREFDRLLPGTVTGPGNDDGGPEDWRPEVRRLPDGTDPGRPQVGDPENPDTWHLVCPASALRGNLRVRGWRRGDRLRPLGLGGGKKVSDLLREARVPVSRRAGVLVVVDDDGILWVVGLARDERTRLLPDSTGMVTISIIRRNYPTTRGTRPS
- the folP gene encoding dihydropteroate synthase, giving the protein MGIVNLTPDSFWAGSRGDGPEAAVDLALRLIAEGGDLLDLGAESSRPGAEPIGEEAERARLLPVLRLLRRQTDLPLTVDTVRAGTAAAALAEGADAINDISAGCFDAGMLPLVANAGCGLVLMHMRGTPATMQDDPSYRDVVPEVADWLATRVTAAEAAGVAPGSIAVDPGIGFGKTPGHNLALLRHAADTARGRVLLVGASRKSFIGAVSGAPTADRLPGSLAALAAAWHAGAAVVRVHDVAASRQFLDVLAAIGRD